A genomic segment from Flexistipes sp. encodes:
- the thiD gene encoding bifunctional hydroxymethylpyrimidine kinase/phosphomethylpyrimidine kinase, whose amino-acid sequence MRQALTIAGSDSGGGAGIQADLKSFAAAGVYGTSVITSVTSQNTQGVTDIFNLPLSSIESQLDAIFDDFDISCVKTGMLSTAEIIRTVSDKLQHFKVKKLVVDPVMVAKGGSRLLEESAVNTLIDSLIPQAYIITPNIEEAEFLLDCTINNDAEMSKAAKDLMKMGSEFVLLKGGHLRSRYAKDILVGTDLELTFTSKKIDSKNTHGTGCTYASSIAAYLAKGFDIKKAVQTAKNYIYETINSSRDLGIGSGHGPLNHFCYTRSFDNAY is encoded by the coding sequence ATGCGGCAGGCACTGACCATAGCCGGCTCTGACAGTGGCGGGGGAGCCGGAATTCAGGCGGATTTAAAATCGTTCGCAGCTGCGGGAGTATATGGAACATCCGTTATAACGTCCGTAACTTCTCAGAATACACAGGGAGTTACTGATATTTTCAACCTGCCCCTCAGCTCAATAGAGTCTCAACTTGATGCAATATTTGATGATTTTGACATTTCATGTGTGAAAACAGGAATGCTTTCAACTGCAGAAATTATCCGGACTGTTTCCGATAAGCTTCAACATTTTAAAGTCAAAAAGCTTGTTGTTGACCCTGTAATGGTGGCCAAAGGGGGAAGCCGGCTGCTGGAGGAAAGTGCCGTAAACACATTGATAGATTCTCTGATACCGCAGGCTTACATAATAACCCCTAATATAGAAGAGGCAGAGTTTCTCCTGGATTGTACAATAAATAATGATGCGGAGATGAGCAAAGCTGCCAAAGACCTGATGAAAATGGGCAGCGAATTCGTTCTATTAAAGGGTGGCCACTTAAGGAGCAGATATGCAAAGGATATTCTTGTGGGGACAGATCTGGAGTTAACTTTTACCTCAAAAAAAATAGACTCAAAAAACACCCACGGAACCGGCTGTACGTATGCTTCAAGTATCGCAGCTTATCTTGCTAAAGGATTTGATATAAAAAAAGCCGTCCAGACGGCAAAAAATTATATTTATGAAACTATAAACAGCTCCCGCGACCTCGGGATAGGCAGCGGACACGGCCCGCTTAATCATTTTTGCTACACACGGAGTTTTGATAATGCGTATTGA
- a CDS encoding RNA-binding S4 domain-containing protein, producing MRIDKFLKIMAIIKRRTVANEAAEEGFILINGKKIKPSYSVKSGDILEIDMWNYYKRIRILDVPSKNSVPKKERDKYILMEKYIPKEPGDII from the coding sequence ATGCGTATTGATAAGTTTTTAAAGATAATGGCAATTATTAAGAGGCGTACTGTAGCCAATGAAGCTGCCGAGGAGGGGTTTATTCTGATTAACGGTAAAAAAATAAAACCTTCTTATAGTGTTAAAAGCGGGGATATCCTGGAAATTGACATGTGGAATTATTATAAAAGGATACGCATTCTCGACGTTCCGTCAAAAAACAGTGTTCCTAAAAAAGAGAGAGATAAATATATCCTCATGGAAAAATATATCCCAAAAGAGCCTGGAGATATAATTTGA
- a CDS encoding M16 family metallopeptidase, protein MKKISIILFVVVMTSVTTFAGEKNMLKNNGMFITNKLEQSDIISLNVFIKGGLFAESEADNGIGTLFSDVWLKSGDLMSKVEFYGGNIDAGVASDYFEFQISMLKDDFIKILPCLKKLFNDPDFSNEIFEREKGLLIKEIKSMKDSPSKVAVEKLGELTYGDFPYELSTTGQVDSVKNLSFKDIRKYYEKTFKGSNFIISLAGDFSDLIRSKTENVFEGLPEGKPVNINCKGSGISRSVYEEEAYPRIRQAKLYVAYDAPSAADKRYLSTKVLTEIMGGGMSSYYFNILRQQKGYAYAVGAFYPSRLCSSRYITFIGLDYDNVKKAVEDIKEINAQSVEMITGEDVENAKNYILGRILSESQSTQKTSWYAAFFANLGLGHNYFEQYIENLRNVSLKDVQNAAEGLFNRKNTTFVLKPENN, encoded by the coding sequence ATGAAAAAAATCTCAATAATCCTATTTGTCGTAGTAATGACTTCGGTCACAACTTTTGCAGGTGAGAAAAATATGCTTAAAAATAACGGAATGTTTATAACAAATAAACTTGAGCAGAGTGATATTATTTCTCTGAATGTTTTCATTAAAGGCGGCTTATTTGCAGAAAGTGAAGCCGATAACGGTATAGGAACTCTCTTTTCAGACGTATGGCTGAAAAGCGGAGATCTTATGAGTAAAGTGGAGTTTTACGGGGGCAATATAGATGCCGGTGTAGCCAGCGACTACTTTGAGTTTCAGATATCCATGCTTAAGGATGATTTTATTAAGATTTTGCCGTGCCTGAAAAAACTCTTTAATGATCCGGATTTCAGCAACGAAATTTTTGAAAGGGAAAAGGGATTGTTGATAAAAGAGATAAAAAGTATGAAAGACAGTCCGAGTAAAGTTGCTGTGGAGAAATTAGGCGAACTGACCTATGGTGACTTTCCCTATGAACTTTCCACTACCGGGCAGGTGGATTCTGTAAAAAACTTAAGTTTTAAAGATATAAGAAAGTATTATGAAAAAACTTTTAAGGGCAGTAATTTTATAATTTCCCTGGCAGGAGATTTTTCTGATTTGATCCGATCAAAAACGGAAAATGTGTTTGAAGGCTTGCCGGAAGGGAAACCTGTAAATATAAATTGCAAGGGTTCCGGTATCAGCCGTTCAGTTTATGAAGAAGAAGCTTATCCCCGAATAAGGCAGGCAAAACTATATGTGGCTTACGATGCTCCGTCTGCGGCCGATAAAAGATATTTATCGACAAAAGTCCTGACTGAGATAATGGGCGGCGGGATGAGTTCGTATTACTTTAATATTTTAAGACAGCAGAAAGGCTATGCTTATGCTGTCGGTGCTTTTTATCCTTCCCGGCTGTGTTCTTCCCGCTATATTACTTTTATCGGTCTGGATTATGACAATGTAAAGAAGGCTGTGGAAGATATAAAAGAGATTAACGCACAATCTGTGGAAATGATTACAGGTGAAGATGTAGAGAACGCAAAAAATTATATTTTAGGCAGGATTCTTTCAGAATCCCAATCCACCCAGAAAACCAGCTGGTATGCTGCATTTTTCGCGAATCTCGGCCTGGGGCATAACTACTTTGAGCAGTACATTGAGAATCTTAGGAATGTTAGTCTTAAAGACGTTCAGAATGCTGCTGAGGGACTTTTTAACAGAAAAAACACAACGTTTGTTTTAAAGCCTGAAAATAACTGA
- a CDS encoding heme lyase CcmF/NrfE family subunit, which translates to MGSIGFLLQLAGLFAGIGGIICYIISINKNSELYGKTANSLLLVQAGLISAATLVLIYALATGYFKMEYVAQYTDRALPMIYKISAWWAGQAGSLFFWGWLVSVFAVIELYRIRNYSLKYKSSVLLTMIITSTFFYLLTTFLVNPFKELNFFPNDGMGMNPLLQNPGMLYHPPTLYLGFVGFTIPLGHAVASFLTADRTGFWVKDTRKWSLITWIFLTIGIVLGGQWAYVELGWGGYWAWDPVENASLLPWFTATAFLHSAVMLERKHKLKIWTYALILVTFELCIFGTFLTRSGVIDSVHSFGKSSLGSFFLWFIVITTGAFLYFLFKSKDEIKDEGEFTISSKEGLFFVTNWLFVGLMAVVFFGTTLPIFSQLAGSKLSVGIPYYNKVSIPFFMAILVLSGICPLVPYGRNGLKSSIKALWPSLIFMVLATAGIYAYGYTKIIPLVLFAFASFSLFTILLQFFNGMRKNGAGIIFRNRRFYGGLIIHLGVMIMAYGVIASSFYNVKIDKVVSPGNTIDMHQSLKNSLPAGKAEILTGITPDFELFVGNLKVQERKNYVSVYAPVDVKKNGSYKVTMTPERRFYKNNEQPFAEVAIYTKAGGDLYLILASYSKPDNVIGIQAIYEPFIVWIWIGCALMVTGGLYTISYKRKDSDIKTN; encoded by the coding sequence GTGGGTAGTATTGGTTTTTTATTGCAATTGGCAGGATTATTTGCCGGCATTGGAGGAATAATCTGTTACATAATAAGTATTAATAAAAATTCCGAATTATACGGGAAAACGGCGAACAGCCTTCTCCTTGTTCAGGCCGGGCTGATTTCAGCTGCCACCCTTGTCCTGATATATGCCCTCGCCACCGGCTATTTCAAAATGGAATATGTGGCCCAATATACTGACAGGGCACTGCCCATGATTTACAAAATAAGTGCATGGTGGGCAGGTCAGGCCGGATCCCTTTTTTTCTGGGGTTGGCTCGTCAGTGTATTCGCAGTTATAGAACTCTACCGCATACGAAACTATTCTCTGAAGTACAAAAGCTCTGTACTGCTTACCATGATAATAACTTCAACCTTTTTCTATCTTTTAACCACGTTTCTAGTCAATCCGTTTAAAGAACTCAATTTCTTCCCCAATGACGGAATGGGCATGAATCCATTGTTGCAGAATCCCGGGATGCTGTACCATCCTCCCACCCTTTATCTTGGTTTCGTGGGATTCACAATACCGTTGGGTCATGCTGTCGCTTCTTTTCTAACAGCTGACAGGACGGGGTTTTGGGTAAAAGATACAAGAAAATGGTCGTTAATAACCTGGATTTTTCTTACAATCGGTATTGTTCTTGGCGGTCAGTGGGCTTATGTGGAGCTCGGCTGGGGCGGATACTGGGCATGGGATCCTGTGGAAAACGCGTCCCTGCTTCCCTGGTTTACTGCAACAGCGTTTCTGCATTCCGCTGTAATGCTGGAAAGAAAACATAAGTTAAAAATCTGGACATATGCTTTGATTCTGGTGACATTCGAGCTGTGCATTTTCGGTACTTTTCTCACAAGAAGCGGTGTCATCGATTCCGTTCACAGTTTCGGCAAATCTTCTTTGGGAAGCTTTTTTCTATGGTTTATCGTTATAACAACCGGAGCTTTTCTCTATTTTCTTTTCAAAAGCAAAGATGAAATCAAAGACGAAGGTGAATTTACCATTTCCTCCAAAGAAGGGCTCTTCTTTGTCACAAACTGGCTTTTTGTAGGTCTTATGGCAGTAGTGTTTTTTGGTACGACCCTGCCGATTTTCTCTCAATTGGCCGGCTCAAAACTCAGCGTGGGCATACCGTATTACAACAAGGTATCAATTCCTTTTTTTATGGCTATTCTCGTACTCAGCGGCATTTGCCCGTTGGTTCCATACGGCCGTAACGGACTCAAATCCAGCATAAAGGCACTTTGGCCGTCACTTATTTTCATGGTACTGGCCACCGCAGGAATTTACGCATACGGATATACAAAAATTATCCCCCTTGTACTCTTCGCTTTTGCTTCGTTCTCACTGTTTACCATCCTTCTGCAGTTTTTTAACGGCATGAGAAAAAATGGTGCAGGAATAATTTTCAGAAACAGAAGATTTTACGGAGGATTAATTATTCATCTTGGCGTTATGATTATGGCTTACGGGGTTATAGCTTCTTCATTTTATAATGTTAAAATAGACAAAGTGGTTTCTCCGGGAAATACAATTGATATGCACCAATCACTTAAAAATTCGCTGCCTGCCGGGAAAGCAGAAATTTTAACAGGGATCACACCTGATTTTGAACTCTTTGTGGGAAATCTTAAAGTGCAGGAGAGAAAGAATTACGTCTCCGTTTATGCACCTGTGGATGTAAAAAAGAACGGGAGCTACAAGGTTACAATGACGCCGGAAAGACGTTTTTATAAAAACAACGAACAGCCCTTTGCAGAGGTTGCAATTTACACCAAAGCAGGAGGTGATTTATATTTGATACTTGCTTCTTATTCAAAACCTGATAATGTGATCGGCATACAGGCTATCTATGAACCGTTTATAGTATGGATTTGGATAGGTTGCGCCCTGATGGTTACAGGCGGACTGTACACAATCAGCTACAAAAGGAAAGATAGTGACATCAAAACTAATTAA
- a CDS encoding ABC transporter ATP-binding protein: MTSKLIKLDEITKRYGYLEALKKVSFYLDRGEFLSIFGPNGAGKSTLLKVLSSQTRPSSGQIFFDGIKLGDLPNDFRRNFGVISHQPFLYENLSAEANLKFYGKLYGLKEVDKKIDDILNKVELSDRKSDYVRNFSRGMLQRLSIARSLLHDPEIILLDEPYTGLDQHASYILSNILKEQFNHSKTIIMVTHNLNRGYDLASKVAIMKRGKIVFFDDKVNIPEYEFEDIYLAKVS, encoded by the coding sequence GTGACATCAAAACTAATTAAGCTTGATGAGATTACTAAAAGATACGGATATCTGGAGGCCTTAAAAAAGGTCTCCTTTTATTTGGACAGAGGTGAATTTCTCTCTATATTCGGTCCCAACGGGGCAGGAAAATCCACACTCCTTAAGGTTCTGTCATCGCAGACAAGGCCGAGTTCAGGTCAGATTTTTTTTGACGGAATAAAGCTTGGTGATCTGCCCAACGATTTCAGAAGAAATTTCGGAGTCATTTCACATCAGCCTTTTCTGTATGAAAACCTGTCTGCCGAGGCTAATCTGAAATTTTACGGTAAGCTATACGGACTAAAGGAAGTAGACAAGAAAATTGATGATATTCTGAATAAAGTGGAACTGTCAGACAGAAAGAGCGATTATGTCAGAAATTTTTCAAGAGGAATGCTACAAAGGCTCTCTATAGCGAGAAGTCTTCTGCATGATCCTGAAATCATTCTCCTGGATGAGCCCTATACCGGCCTTGATCAACATGCATCTTACATACTTTCAAATATACTCAAAGAACAGTTTAATCACAGCAAGACAATCATTATGGTAACTCACAATCTTAACCGAGGCTACGACTTAGCTTCCAAAGTTGCCATTATGAAAAGGGGAAAAATCGTATTTTTTGATGATAAGGTAAATATCCCCGAATACGAGTTTGAAGACATATATTTAGCCAAGGTGTCGTAG
- a CDS encoding heme exporter protein CcmB — translation MKNYLKTVFNIVEKDLLLELKSKEVVVSMLLFSLLVVIVFSFIFEPGAAYKDNLVGGILWMAIIFSGVLGLNKSMLNEITGGNLNALLLAPVDRSAVFFGKVFSNFLFLIIMEIITVPIFMVFYNINIFANSLMSIVVLALGTYGFAVLGTLFSLISVKTKTREIMLPLLLLPLMIPIILAGIQCMNIYILGEDVAESYKWLKLIGAFDVIFTAVIFAIFDYIVEE, via the coding sequence ATGAAAAACTATCTCAAGACTGTTTTTAATATTGTTGAAAAAGACCTGCTACTGGAATTGAAATCAAAGGAAGTGGTGGTCTCCATGCTTCTCTTTTCACTTCTTGTGGTTATCGTTTTCAGCTTTATCTTTGAACCGGGGGCCGCATACAAAGACAATCTTGTTGGCGGTATCCTGTGGATGGCAATAATATTTTCAGGCGTACTGGGGCTCAATAAATCAATGCTGAACGAAATCACCGGCGGCAATCTGAATGCACTTCTTTTAGCGCCGGTTGACAGAAGTGCCGTTTTTTTCGGTAAAGTGTTTTCCAATTTTCTCTTTCTCATAATTATGGAAATAATTACAGTGCCCATTTTTATGGTCTTTTATAATATTAATATCTTTGCCAACTCCCTGATGAGTATTGTAGTGCTTGCACTTGGCACATACGGTTTCGCGGTTTTGGGGACACTTTTTTCATTAATCTCGGTAAAAACAAAAACCCGGGAAATAATGCTCCCTTTGCTGCTTTTGCCCCTTATGATACCAATCATACTTGCCGGAATTCAGTGTATGAATATATATATACTGGGAGAAGATGTAGCCGAATCTTATAAATGGCTGAAACTGATCGGAGCGTTTGACGTAATTTTTACCGCTGTTATTTTTGCAATTTTCGATTACATAGTAGAGGAGTAG
- the ccsA gene encoding cytochrome c biogenesis protein CcsA, with the protein MKLNALIDALTFLAVALGLYFAFIYAPVENVMGPIQKIFYFHVASAWISFFAFFVTFICSFFVLFTNRYIFDDIASGSAEIGIIFCTIVLITGPIWAKPIWGTWWTWDPRLTTTLILWFIYVGYLMLRKFLDEEDKRAKFSAALGIIGFIDVPIVFFSIRWWRTIHPNVLQKGGGGLAPEMLTALFVSIFAFTLLYIMMMVKTVIVKHMFRRYEKIASNKGEI; encoded by the coding sequence ATGAAACTAAATGCTCTAATTGATGCTCTGACTTTTCTGGCCGTTGCTCTGGGGCTTTATTTTGCCTTTATCTACGCACCGGTTGAGAATGTTATGGGCCCGATTCAGAAGATTTTTTACTTTCACGTCGCATCTGCCTGGATAAGCTTTTTTGCCTTCTTTGTAACATTTATCTGCAGCTTTTTTGTGCTTTTTACAAATAGATACATCTTTGATGACATTGCCTCCGGTTCTGCAGAAATCGGAATTATCTTCTGTACCATAGTCTTGATTACAGGTCCGATATGGGCGAAACCTATTTGGGGAACATGGTGGACATGGGACCCCCGATTAACGACAACGTTAATTCTGTGGTTTATCTATGTGGGCTACTTGATGCTGCGAAAATTTTTGGATGAAGAAGATAAAAGAGCAAAATTTTCAGCTGCTCTCGGCATTATTGGATTTATCGATGTTCCCATAGTATTCTTTTCAATAAGATGGTGGAGAACAATTCATCCGAATGTACTCCAGAAAGGCGGCGGTGGTCTTGCCCCTGAAATGCTTACAGCTCTTTTTGTATCCATTTTTGCTTTTACACTGCTGTACATAATGATGATGGTCAAGACCGTGATAGTAAAACATATGTTTCGCAGATATGAAAAAATCGCTTCAAACAAGGGGGAAATATGA
- a CDS encoding CcmD family protein, with product MKNFWFLFSAYMVIWAAIFGYILKLNGKMKELKLKLDKLESETKEP from the coding sequence ATGAAGAATTTTTGGTTTTTATTTAGTGCATACATGGTAATTTGGGCTGCCATCTTCGGATATATTCTTAAGCTGAACGGCAAAATGAAAGAATTAAAGTTAAAGCTGGACAAGCTTGAATCTGAAACGAAAGAACCGTAA
- a CDS encoding ferritin, with the protein MISKKMEQALNKQLNNEFFSAYLYLAMSAWSENRGLKGFANWFYVQYQEENFHAMKFYTYLLDQGAEVDLLKIDKPETKFSSSLEVFEKTLEHEQFITKSIYELVDLALSEKDHATNAFLQWFITEQVEEEASVNEIIDNLKLVDGQGNGIFMIDKELGTRTFTQADAGQ; encoded by the coding sequence ATGATAAGCAAAAAAATGGAGCAGGCGCTTAATAAACAGCTGAATAATGAGTTTTTCTCGGCATATCTGTATCTTGCTATGTCAGCCTGGAGCGAAAACAGAGGACTTAAAGGCTTTGCCAACTGGTTTTATGTGCAGTACCAGGAGGAAAATTTCCACGCAATGAAATTCTATACTTACCTTCTTGACCAGGGTGCTGAAGTTGATCTGTTGAAGATTGATAAGCCGGAAACCAAATTTTCTTCATCTCTTGAAGTTTTTGAGAAAACACTTGAACACGAGCAGTTTATTACAAAAAGTATTTACGAGCTTGTGGATTTAGCACTCAGTGAGAAAGATCATGCTACAAACGCATTTTTACAGTGGTTCATCACTGAGCAGGTGGAAGAGGAAGCATCTGTCAATGAGATAATCGACAACTTAAAACTTGTGGACGGTCAGGGTAACGGTATTTTTATGATAGACAAAGAGCTTGGTACCAGGACATTTACTCAGGCTGATGCCGGACAGTAA